CACACAGTCGAACATGTCCGCGCCCCGCCGGACCGCCTCGATGACGCTCGGCGGTACGCCCACCCCCATAAGGTAACGCGGCTTGGCCTCGGGCAGACGCGCGGTCACCTCCGCGAGCAGTTCGTAGGTCATCGTCCGAGGCTCGCCCACGGACAGCCCCCCGACCGCGTACCCGGGGAACTCGAGCGCGGCCATCTCGTCGGCGGCACGGCGCCGCAGGTCCGGCTCAAACCCGCCTTGCACGATCGCGAACAAACACTGGTCCGGCCGCCGCTGCGCCCGCCGCGCGCGCTCCGCCCAGACCGCGGTGCGCCGGTGCGCCTCTTCGGCAGCCTGACGGTCCGTGGGAAACCCGAGGCACACATCGAGCGGCATGATGATGTCGGCGCCGAGAAGTTCCTCGATCTCGGTGACGCGCTCGGGAGTGAGGCGGACCTCGCTGCCCTCGATCGGCGACCTGAACAGCACGCCGTCGTCCGTCACCCGCCGCAGGTGGGGCAGGCTGAAGACCTGAAACCCCCCGCTGTCGGTCAGGATCGGCCCGTCCCAGTGCATGAACCGGTGCAGGCCGCCCGCGCGCCCGATCAGTTCGGCCCCGGGACGCAGCATGAGATGGAACGTGTTGGCGAGCACGATCTGCGCGCCGGCGCCCCGCACCTCCTCGGGCGTGAGCGCGCGAACCGTCCCGTGCGTCCCCACGGGCATGAACGCCGGGGTTTCGATCGAACCGTGGGGCGTGTCCAGCACGCCGGCCCGGGCGCCGGTATCCCGATCAACGTGCGTCAGCGCGAAGCGGAGCGCCACGGCTGGAGTATAGCACGAAGCCTCCGCGACTGGACCGGTGCCGAGCCGTCGGGTAGAATGACGACGCGAGAGACCGATGCGAGGGGACGGGGATGACCGAAGACAAACCGGCTTCACCGAACGCGCCGACACCATCGAGCGGCGGGCAGAGCCGCGAGGAGAAGATCGCCGCGGCCAAGGCCAGGGCCGAAGCACTGAGGGCGGAACGCGCCGCCGCCGGCGGCGCGGCTGCGGCCCCAGGCGCGACCCCGCCCCGGCCCGCGACCGTCCCGGCCGCCGCAGGCGGATTCAAGCCGCTCGTAGCCTCGAAGAACCCCGGTGGCGCCCCGGTCGTCGCTCCCAAGGAACCGAAGGTGGAGGCGTTCGGGACGCTCACCCAAGCGGTGGAGATCACGTGTGCCGCGGGCGAGGAACCCAATGTCGTCAAGATCCTGGGCGGCCTCGGGCTGTACAAGAACCCGCTGCGGGGCGTGTGGCAACTCGACTATCGCTACTACGCCGAGGGCGTACGCCGGTTGCGGTCCGCCGGATACGAGATCGACGGCAAGGACTACCTGGGCCGCCCGCTTGCCGAGTGGGTCCCGGAAGCCCGCGGGTGGACGCGCGTCCGGTAGCGGGTCAGACGATCAACATCGCGTCCCCGAAGCTGTAGAACCGGTACCCTTCCCGCACGGCCGCCTCGTACGCGCCCAGCACGCGGTCGCGCCCCGCGAACGCGCTCACGAGCATGAGCAGCGTCGTTCTCGGCAGATGGAAGTTCGTGATCAGCGCATCCGTCACGCGGAACCGAAATCCCGGGGTGATGAACAGGTCGGTCCACCCGTTTCCCGCCGCCACGGTGCCGTCGTCCTGCGCCACGGACTCCAGCGTCCGGACGCTCGTCGTGCCGACGACCACCACGCGCGCACCCCGGGCGCGCGCCGTGTTGATGGCGCGTGCGGTCTGTGGAGTCACGTCGTACCATTCGGCGTCCATGCGGTGCGCCGCGACGTCCTCCGCCTCGACGGCACGAAACGTGCCGATGCCGACGTGGAGCGTCAGGAACACCACGTCCACCCCCTGCGTCCGCAGCACGGCGAGCAAGCCGTCCGTGAAGTGCAGCCCTGCGGTCGGCGCGGCCACGGCGCCCTCCCGCTCGGCGTACACGGTCTGGTAGTCGTCAGGATCGTCGAGCGGGCGCTCGATGTATGGCGGCACCGGCATTTCTCCCACCTCGTCGAGCACCGCCCGAAGATCGCCGCGACACGAGAGCGTCACCAGGCGCGTGCCCGAGTCCGTTCGCGGGCCCGCGACGGCCTCGAGCGTACCGTCCCCAAAGACGAGGCGGGCGCCCTCCCGCACGCGGCGGCTCGGCCGCACCAGGGCCTCCCACGCGCCGCGCCCGTCCGGCCGCAGCAGGAGGACCTCGACGGCGCCCCCGCCCGCCCGCCGGCCTCGCAACCGCGCCGGCAGCACCCGCGTGTCGTTGAGGACCAGCACGTCACCGGGGCGCAGATAACCCGGCAGATCCCGAAACGTGCGGTGCGCGAGCGACCCATCCCTGCGGGCGAGCACGAGCATTCGGGCGCGGTCACGGGGCCTCGCCGGCGCCTGCGCGATCCGCTCATGCGGAAGCGTGTAGTCGAAGTCCGAGAGCTTCACCTTGGCTCTATCGTAGCAGCCCGTCGCGGGCGACGCGGCCCGTGTCAGCGAGTCGCCAGCGCGTTGACCGCCGACCCGGCGCGGAACCACGCCAGCTGCGCCGCGCCGAAGGAGTGACCGAGCCACAGCGTGTCGGCCGTGCCGTCGGCGTGCGCGACGACGCACTCGACCGGCGCGCCGGGCCGCATCTCTGCCAGCCCCACGAGACTGAGGCGATCGTCCTCACGGATGCGGTCGTAGTCGCCGGGGTCGCGGAAGGTCAACGCCAGCAGCCCCTGTTTCTTCAAGTTTGTCTCGTGGATGCGCGCGAAACTCCGGGCGATGACGGCCGCGCACCCGAGCAGGCGCGGCGACAGGGCGGCGTGCTCGCGGCTGCTCCCCTCGCCGTAGTTGTGGTCGCCGACCGCCACCCACCGCACCCCGCTGGCCTTGTACGCTCGCGCAATCGTGGAGACAGGGTCTCCGGTCGCTCCCGTCAGCACGTTCTTGCCCGTGCCGGCCTCGCCGGTGAACGCGTTGGTCGCGCCCATGAACATGTTGTCACTGAACCGATCGAGGTGCCCGCGGTAGCGCAGCCACACGCCCGCCGGGGAGATGTGATCCGTCGTGGTCTTGCCTTTCGTCTTGATCAGCACCGGCAGGTCCGTGAAGTCCCGGCCGTCCCACGCCGGCCACGGTGCCATCACCTGCAGCCGTTCGCTGCCTGGGTCCACCTCGAGCGCCACGCCGCCTCCGTCGTCGGGCGGCGCCACGTAGACGGTGCGGCCGAGTTCGAATCGGCGCGGCGGCACCTCGGGCGCCACCGCGGGAGCGGCCAGCATGAAGGGGCGGCCATCGGCACCGATCAGCGGATCGGTGAGCGGGTTGAACGACAAGCGGCCCGCCAGCGCGATCGCGGTCACGAGCTCCGGGCTACCGATGAAGTTCATCGTCGCGGCGTGCCCGTCGTTGCGTCGCGGGAAGTTGCGGTTGTACGAGGTCACGATCGTGTTCGGGGCCCCCGCCCCCGCGTCGGCCCTCCGCCACTGCCCGATGCACGGGCCGCACGCGTTCGCGAGCACGACGGCGCCGACGTCCCGAAGCACGCGCATCTGTCCGTCACGCTCCGTGGTCGCGCGGACCTGCTCGGAGCCCGGCGTGACGAAGAACGGCACCGATGCCGCGATCCCGTGGGCGCGCGCCTGCGCGGCCACGTCCGCCGCTCGACTCAGGTCCTCGTACGAGGAGTTTGTGCAGCTGCCGATCAGCGCGGCCGAAACGCGGTCGATGAAGCCGTTGCGCGGGTCGTGCACTTCGGCGGCGAGCGCGGAGATCGGACGCGCGCGGTCCGGCGTGTGCGGACCGACGACGTGCGGCTCCAGCCGAGACAAGTCGAGCGCGATGACGCGATCGTAGTACCGCTCCGGGGCCGCCTCCACCTCGGCGTCCGGCACCAGGAGATCGCGGTAGCGTTCGGCCAGCGGCACCAGATCGCCCCGGTCCGTGGCCCGCAGGTACCTGACCATCCGGTCGTCGTGCGGGAACATCGAGGTGGTCGCTCCGAGCTCGGCTCCCATGTTCGCGATCGTGGCCTTGCCAGTGGCGCTGATCGTCCCCGCACCGGGGCCGATGTACTCGACGATCGCGTTCGTGGCTCCGGCGACTGTGAGTCGGTCCGCAACGCACAGGATGACGTCTTTCGGCGCCGCCCATCCGCGCAGCCT
Above is a genomic segment from bacterium containing:
- the queA gene encoding tRNA preQ1(34) S-adenosylmethionine ribosyltransferase-isomerase QueA, translating into MKLSDFDYTLPHERIAQAPARPRDRARMLVLARRDGSLAHRTFRDLPGYLRPGDVLVLNDTRVLPARLRGRRAGGGAVEVLLLRPDGRGAWEALVRPSRRVREGARLVFGDGTLEAVAGPRTDSGTRLVTLSCRGDLRAVLDEVGEMPVPPYIERPLDDPDDYQTVYAEREGAVAAPTAGLHFTDGLLAVLRTQGVDVVFLTLHVGIGTFRAVEAEDVAAHRMDAEWYDVTPQTARAINTARARGARVVVVGTTSVRTLESVAQDDGTVAAGNGWTDLFITPGFRFRVTDALITNFHLPRTTLLMLVSAFAGRDRVLGAYEAAVREGYRFYSFGDAMLIV
- a CDS encoding aconitate hydratase; amino-acid sequence: MSTLASSPEMAARVYATMAQRLAVVRRRLGRPLTLADKILLGHLDDPAGQDVVPGESYLRLRPDRVVLQDVLGQTAMLQFMQTRRTAVAVPTTIHCDHLIQARVEGQADLRASVDENREVYDFLRSAAARYGAGFWGPGAGIIHQVVLEHYAFPGELIIGTDSHTPNAGGLGACAVGVGGADAVEVMAGLPWEVLCPRHIAVYLTGRLRGWAAPKDVILCVADRLTVAGATNAIVEYIGPGAGTISATGKATIANMGAELGATTSMFPHDDRMVRYLRATDRGDLVPLAERYRDLLVPDAEVEAAPERYYDRVIALDLSRLEPHVVGPHTPDRARPISALAAEVHDPRNGFIDRVSAALIGSCTNSSYEDLSRAADVAAQARAHGIAASVPFFVTPGSEQVRATTERDGQMRVLRDVGAVVLANACGPCIGQWRRADAGAGAPNTIVTSYNRNFPRRNDGHAATMNFIGSPELVTAIALAGRLSFNPLTDPLIGADGRPFMLAAPAVAPEVPPRRFELGRTVYVAPPDDGGGVALEVDPGSERLQVMAPWPAWDGRDFTDLPVLIKTKGKTTTDHISPAGVWLRYRGHLDRFSDNMFMGATNAFTGEAGTGKNVLTGATGDPVSTIARAYKASGVRWVAVGDHNYGEGSSREHAALSPRLLGCAAVIARSFARIHETNLKKQGLLALTFRDPGDYDRIREDDRLSLVGLAEMRPGAPVECVVAHADGTADTLWLGHSFGAAQLAWFRAGSAVNALATR
- the tgt gene encoding tRNA guanosine(34) transglycosylase Tgt; protein product: MALRFALTHVDRDTGARAGVLDTPHGSIETPAFMPVGTHGTVRALTPEEVRGAGAQIVLANTFHLMLRPGAELIGRAGGLHRFMHWDGPILTDSGGFQVFSLPHLRRVTDDGVLFRSPIEGSEVRLTPERVTEIEELLGADIIMPLDVCLGFPTDRQAAEEAHRRTAVWAERARRAQRRPDQCLFAIVQGGFEPDLRRRAADEMAALEFPGYAVGGLSVGEPRTMTYELLAEVTARLPEAKPRYLMGVGVPPSVIEAVRRGADMFDCVLPTRVGRTGVALTPDGRLNLKHAAHTDDLGPLEDGCPCAACRGYSRAYLRYLFKAGEMLGPRLVSLHNLTFMARLARDMRAAILEDRFAAWSGELLARYRTAW